The DNA window AGCTCCGAAGCCCGTCGCTGAGACTCTCAGTTCGGATGAACTCTCCCCAATGACGACACCGCCACCGGCCACCAGAATCGAGAGATCATTGTTGATCAAACTCGATGACGAGACATCCACATAATTCGCAAGATCATTGATTAAACGTTCTCGTTGACCCCTTAATGCGTTCGGTACGGTCCCCTGATTCTCCAGAATTCGAATGCGGCGATTCAGAGCGCTCAGGTCTTCAGCCAAGCGATTGACCTCAGCAACTTCCTGCTCGATCACGACTGCGTTGGATCTCGTCAGATCATTCAATCGAGAGTGAAGTTGTTCAGTCTGCTGAATGACATGTCGAGCCGATTCCACAACAGCGTCTCGAACCGTGGCGACAGTCGGATGAGCCGCAAGTTCCTCCAACTGATTGAAGAACTCTGTCACCGACGCGACTAGTGAACCTTCCGTCGGGAGCAGCACCGTTTCAATTTGCCTCAATGTCTCGAGAACAGTCTTGGACTCTGCCTGCAGCGACGTGTTTAAGGTCAAAGCTACTTCCGAGACATGATCACGGAGTCGATCGATTCCTGCGACGACAACACCCGTTCCAACTTGCGTGTTATTTGGACCAGGCGAAAAACGATCGACAAACTCAACACGTTGACGATGAAAACCTGTCGTATTCGCATTCGCAATATTGTTCGCGATCGTGCTTAGCGCCTGTTGATTCGCTTGCAGTGCAGACAGTCCAATGTCGTAATGAATCATTTCAGGACCTTAATTCCAGAATTGTGTGAAGAGTCGCTGCAGCGAGACGGCCAGTCTGATCGTATTGAGGTTGGGACTCAGAACCTGTCGCAGCCCGGACTATCGTCTCGAAGACGTCGAGATGTGTTCTCGCATGAAAATTCATCACGCGTGCCAGTCCACGAACATTGCTTCGAGCTTTAATGACGGCATAAAATACCTCTTGAAGTTCAAGACGCTGAGAGGTTCGAACAAAATGCCTGACGCCATGTTCGAACTCAACTCGCTTCGAAAGCATCAACCGATTCGAACGAGATCGCTCCAGCCTCTTCCTTAACTCACTCTCGAGATCGCGAAATTTGTTGATCGCTTCTCGTTCGTTCGTAGCGCCGCTTCGATGCGAGAGAAGCTCGCGAATCAACCTCTCCGTCTGTTCCAGAAGGTGCAGTTCTTCAGTCAGGAGTTTGAAAAGACTCTCAGCGACATCGGTGTGCGGAGACTTCATCATTCACCAATCTTTGGGTGGCCACTCTTCGATTCGGAATCGATCGCGAGTGATTGAGTGAGTGTCTCTGTGAGTCCAATTCCGCCCTGTTCCGCCAGAAACTGACTCAGATATCGGTCGAACATTCCGCCAAGAGTATCTGACTCGTCGCCTTCGAAGAGACCTCCACCGGAAGCTTGCCGCATCTCTTTCAATAGTGTCGATATCAACAGACTTTCGAGTTCAACGCCAGCTTGCGCATTAGGTCGATTAACGAGTCCCGAATCGAAACCCAAACTCATCGATCCGAGATATGGTTGAATGGGGAGTGGTCCCATCTGCGAGTCCTTTCTGTCGACGCAAATCCAAGAGATCCGATCGCTCATTTGTCATCGTCACGAACAACTACTTAAAGAGTAGTTCCGCGTGCAGTGAACCCGATTCTTTAAGCATCTGGAAAATCGAGCTTAAGTCTCGAGGCGCGACTCCCAGCGCATTGAGAGCTTGTGCGAGTTCTCCAACAGTGACAGATTCTTCAAGGACGGCGATCGTGCCATCTTCTTCTTCAACAACGATATCTGTTCTCGGAACAATGGCAGTGACACCGTCACTGAATGGTGCCGGTTGGGAAACCTCAGGTGACTCTGCAGTGGAAACCGCCAGATTCGCGTGGGTAATAAGCACCTTCGACAGTTTGACATGCTCACCGACGATGATCGTCCCCGTCCGTTCATTGATGACGACGCGGGCAGGGACATCAGGGATGACCGTCATCATTTCGACAATCGCAAGGAATTCTGGAACAGCTCCATGAAAGGCTTCCGGAATCCAGATTTCGACCGATCCAGCGTCTCCAATCATTGCCGACTGTGGAAACTCCTCATTGATCACATCACCGATCCGGCGAGCGGTCTCCAACGATGGGTCATTGAGAAGCAAACGAACTCGCCCTCCACAACCGATTCCGTTTCCAACTTCCACCTCGACGACCGCGCCGTTTGGAATTCTTCCGGTCGTTGGATGATTCTTCTGAACCGTAGCCCCCTGCCCGGAGAAGCTGAATCCTCCAATCGACAATGGCCCCGAAGCAACGGCATAAACTTCACCATCTGCCCCGAATAAAGGCGTCATAATTAGCTGCCCGCCTTGTAGACTCTCCGCGTCATCAAATGCTGACACAAGCACATCAATCTGTGATCCCTGCTTGTCCAGGCTGTTCAAATCGGCCGTGACCGTAACGACCGAGATATTATCAGTCCGCTGAGCGGTATCCCGTTCGATGATGCTTCGCAATACGGGATCTGAACGAACGCCAAACCGTTGAAGCATATTCAATGCAAATCGTCGAGTGACTGGGCTACGACCTCCAGTCCCATCCAACCCAGTCACCAAGCCCATTCCAACAAGCTGGTTTCTCTGCACACCTTGAACTGTTGTAATGTCCTGAATACGGACCTCTGATGCGTTCAAAGTCGCCGACGATGAGACAAACGAGACCACGATGAAAACGAACAACAGTTGCCGTGCATCGAACTTACGCATAATTGAACTCCAGAGAAACGACAAAGCGTCGTCGCAAACCGACACATCGGAATCCGAATTGCTAGACGGTTAAGCAAGGATGACTCGCAAAGTTGGCTTTTGAACACTTTCGAACACTGACGAAATTCGAGTGTTGCACTTGAGCGAAACTGTCATTTGCGAAAACTAAAACGGCCAGAGATGATTAACTTTTCTTGCAAACCAACCTTGACGAGTAAACGATTGACTCGCTCCATCTCCATCGTAGACGAGCTGAAAGTCTGCGATAAACTGGGAGTGAATCGAGTTATCCGGTCGTAAGTCAATGGGTCGAATGATCCCTGAGAGCGTGACAAATCGTGACTCGCCAGCGATCATCGTTTCCCTTCGTCCACTGATGACCATGTTTCCATTTGGGAAGACACTCGTCACAGTTGCTGTCATGCGATCGGTCAATTCCTGTGAGTTTCGATAGTCCGACTGACCATCGAATTCGCGTTCCGAACTCACCTGAAAGTCCATCGCTGCATCGGCAGCGTTCGCTCCCAGTCCCCCGCCCGTCTTGAAATCAAATCCGAAGAAGCCACTCGATTCCGTTTCTTTGTTCATCCGCCGATCTTCCCTGCTATCGAGATCAGTTTCCTGAGAGACAAGCACAGTCACCAGGTCCCCAACATTTCGGGCTCGCGTGTCGTAAAACAGATAGGCATGATCGTCCGTCCGACGCATCCAGATCGATTGAGCACACGCCTCTTCCTGGCCAATGAAAACGAATACTCCAGTGACCAGTAAGACTGAAATTGTATTTGTAAATTTCGTCATCCTAATTGACATCTCCACATGAGAACGAAGTGTTTCGGTTCTTTACTTCAAGTCGACGACAGCTTCTCCCGCAGCCACAACCCTAGCTGTGACGATTCGGTTCGACTCAAGATTCTTGACACGAATCAGTTGCCCGACGCGTCCCGATTGCATTGCTTGGGTGCGAGGAACCACAAACTTCAATCCGCGAGTCTTCGCAACCAGACGCACAGCATCTCGCGTGTGAATGACCACATCCCGGTTCGCTGGCTGAACCTCCGCAAAGTCGTCGGCAGAGACTACAGATCCTGCTGGAATCACTTTGACCGACCGTTTCCCGATCACCTGTTCAATTGCCGGAGACTCAATCTTTTCGGACGTAAATGTAGATTGCATTTCGAACATCACCGGTGTCACGAGTTCGTCGCGTGAGATATTTCTTCTGGCAGCAAGAACTCTGCACTTTCGAGACACTGACATTCCGACACGCTCGGACCAAACCAGTTCATCTTCATGAAACGCACGAGCCTGAACCGAGACGCGCCCCCAAATCGAATGACGAGGAAAGTCGAAATCGAAACGAAGAGGAACCTTCAAGTTCACGTCCCGCTGATTGGTTCGAAAGACGGGCTGGAGAACCTTCACCTGCACATCCTCACCCTGAAAGTCGGTCAGACGAGCGACTTCCAATCGAGCAAAGTGCTCAAGACTCGCTTCGGTCAACTCCGCAGTCTCAATTCGCTGAACCTGGCATTCCTCCGCCCCAGTGAGAACGATGTCTCGATTGTCGGAACAGAGCGCCAACCGCAATTTGATAAATTGCCGATCAAGCGCGATTGACTCTCCACTTAGTTGAATGAGACAAAGATCAATCTCTCGCAGTTCCCGAGGAAGTAATTCTGGAGCGCTATCAATGACATCAACAAGCTTTACAACAGGCTGAAAGACTTGGACGTTCGCCCGGAGTCGAAGACACACCGGAGTCGATTGCTGGGCCTGTGCTAAATTCATCACTCCAGCGAATTGAATCATCAGCATGACCGCATAGAGACGTTTCAGCATTGGAACACCTCCTTGTTCTATGAGAGTAATCTCTCGTTCCCAGCGGACGAATTTACCGGACAATTTCCGACGAAGTTGCCAGCATTTCGTCTCCTGCTCGGATTGCTCGAGAATTCACTTCATAAGCACGTTGAGCACTAATCAAAGAAATGAGTTCTGTCACAACTTCCACGTTTGAACCTTCTAGAAATCCTTGACGAATGATGCCCAGCCCATCCTGACCAGGCACTCCAAGAACCTCATCTCCCGAAGCCGGCGTCGCTGCATAGAGATTGCCCCCCTCGCTTGAAAGGCCCGCCGAATTTAAGAAACGAGCAAGCTGCAGTTGCCCGAGTTGAACAGCATTCTCTGTGGCACCAGAGACGATTCCCGTCACTGTTCCATCTTCACCAATACTCAATTTGCTGAGGCTGATTCCATCCTGAATCGTGATCCCAGCATCGAGGAGATACCCATTCGCGGTCACCAGTTGGCCATTTCCATCGATTCGAAGTGCACCATCCCGGGTGTAGCGAGTGTCGCCGTTTGGCATCAGAACTTTAAGGAAGCCTTCTCCTTCGATCGCGATATCAAGAGAGTTCCCTGTTTGCTCCAAAGTTCCCGGAGTAAAAATCTTCGTGGTCCCACTGCTTCGGACACCGCTTCCGAGTTGTAGCCCGGTCGGTGAGACCTGCCCCTGAGCGACCTCCGTCCCCGGCTGCTCGACTGTCGTGTACATCAGATCTGCGAAGTTCAGATGACTTCGCTTAAATCCCGTTGTATTCACATTGGCAAGATTATTTGCTGTATTATCGAGCAGCAGTTCTTGCGCCTTCATTCCGGTCGCACTGGTATAGAGAGATCGAATCATAACTATTGTCCTCCGTAGGATTGTGTATGGCGCTGAATCGCGTTTGTGAGTGTTTCCAACGACCTCGCAGCGGCCTCGTGACGTCGCTGACTCGAAATCATTTCGACAAGTTCACGCGTCACAGAAACATTCGACTGCTCAAGGAATCCCTGACGAATTGTCGATTCATCAGCCAGCGGACGATCGGTTCCTTGATACTCGAACAACGTTCCTCCCGCTGGATTGAGTTGCTGCAGATCAGTGAAGCTCACGGTCTTAACTTGACCGACGAGTCGCTGTCCGGAAAAGAATCTTCCATCTTCCTGCACCTTAAGCTGATCCAGACTGGCTGGGAGCGAAAGTGACAGGCGTCCCTGCGTTCCTTGAACGATATAGCCTTCGTGTGTGACGAGAGTTCCCTCATCATCCAATCGAAAGCTTCCATTCCGCGTGTAACGAAGGCCGTCTGGTGTCTCGACTTCGAAGAACCCTTGACCTTCAATCGCCAGGTCGAGTGGAACTCCGGTTGGCTTAGACTGGCCGGGAGTGAAGTCGATACTGAGGTTTGCTCCCCGTAACCCTGGCAATGATCGAGCGGCGAGCTGCTCTGGCGTTTCATGCAACGAATCGTCAAACGTTCCCTGGCGCATCTGCATGCGACGATGCCCGGGCAGTTGAGCATGTGCGAGGTTGTGAGCGATCGCTTCATGGTGTCGCGCTGACGACTCCATCGCGATCGCTGAACTGTAGAGACCATGCAACATACGGAATCCTTTCCGTTTCAGCTGGTTGGCAATACTGAGCAAGTTCTTGAACTCTGTAACTGCTCTTCGAAAGGCGAGGCACCACAAGTGATACAAAGAGTGTTCTAGAAACCCCCACGTCCCGAACCGGAGATGCACTTGCTGTGCCAGTCACGGTAGCAGGGAAAGCGTTTTCGAAGTAAACAGTTTGAGGAGTTAGTAAAACTCTTGCATTGATAACTTTCCCGCCGATTATCCCGACTGCATCGGCCTTCCAAGAGACGGAAACTCTTTCCTTGAGACCAGAAATTGTTTCCCGCGACGTTTTGGCTTCACGCCCAATTCGAAACTCACAGCTATGAATGTTTTCATTCACGCCTGCAGGTGTTTCTCTTCAAGCTGCTACGAAAACCACTCGGGTGGCTGGGCCTTTCAATCGGAATAGCTTTCCCGAACCTCCTCTTCGTCAAGGTTTGCAAACACTGAGCCCGATCTCTTCTTTCAGCTCGTCTTGGTAATCGTCGAGCCGACACCGGAAACAGATGGGTGTCCAGTCGATGTCGTGAATGGCCTTAGCTAGTCAAAGTTTGCTGCCATGGAACGAGGTGACAATGTTACTTCCGAGAATCCTCCGCCACAGACTTCCCGCATGGGACGGTTTTCGCCGTGGATCATTTTGCTCGCGGCTGTGTCAGGAGGAGCGGTTCCTTTTCTCAGTCCGCTGATTGGCGACCTACCCTCCGACTTCTCTCCTGCGAGTCTCGCTAACGACACCAGCGAGAACTCATCCCGAATTACATACGTGCCCTTCGGAGAAGTGACTGTCAACCTCGATGAAGGGAGGATGAATCGATATCTACGACTCAAGATGGCTCTTCAGGTACTTCAAGATGACCAAGAGATGGTCACGAACTTGGCGGAGTCGCGTTCACTGGAGTTGCGAAACTGGCTTCTCAGTCATCTCTCCGACAAGAACTTAGATGATATTCGAGGCAAAGTGGGCCAGAACCAGCTACGCCGTGAGATTCGAAATCAGTTCAATACCGTTCTCTTTCCCAACGGCCGCGACCGTATTAACGACATCTTGTTCGAAGAATTCAATGTCCAATAACATCTCCATCGATCAACCTGTTATTGAGCCTGCAGACTTCGATAAGCCTCGCCGTCCGAAACAGGTTCTCTTTAAAATGTTGAACCAATGGCTGGCCGAGACCGCTGCTCGAGTCACCGAATCCTGGATGAGCGTCTGCACTCATCGCATTCAACTTGGGGCACAATCCATTGAGATTGTCGGTGATGAGTCAGCACGAAAGTCTCTTCCAGAAGAAGGCTATGCGATCGCAATAAGCATTGGCCCTGAAGAGTCGACGGGATTCTTATGCGTAGAAAAGACACAACTCTGGATGTTGTTGGCCGACCTCCTCGATCTCAATCCCGACGCACTCCCCCACGACCGGTCTCCAACACAAACCGAACGTTCAATGCTTGAAATTCTTATTGAAATGTATGTGTCTGGACTTGCAGCTGCGTGGCCTGGTCGCGGCGATCTTACGTGTCGATTCGAAGAACTCATCGAACGCCCTCATCGCAAACGAATTTCGACAGCTCATAGCACCTGGATCAAAGGGACACAAACCGTCACGAGCCGTTTCGGGATATCAGAAATCTTCTGGCTCTTCCCAAATTCACCGATCGAAGAGATCGTCGAAGACTCCGTCGATAGTGGTACCAGCTCCGGAAGTTTCACAGCTGGCAGCCTTGTTCACATTACGGAGCAAATCCCATTCGTTGTCACTGTCGAGCTGGGTGAGTTGAGCCTAAGCATGACCGAAATCACTGACCTCAACATCGGCGACATTCTCCTTTTAGATCAGTCCGTCCATCAACCGCTGAGCGCCCGCATTCAAGGTCAAAACAAGTGGAAAGGACGGCCCGTCCGACGAGGTCATCAACTAGCGTTTCAAGTGAGTGAAGTCGTATCAACGCCTGCCCGAAGTGACATTTTACCTTTAGGACAAACCGATTGACGTCGTACCGCCTACAAGCGACACCAAGCTCACTGCCGTTCCATTTACTGCAGCGAACGATGCAACATGAGTTCTCCTTCCTCAGTCTTTAAACAAGTGGAATTGAGATGTCTGAGATAGAAACTTCTGCCAAATTCACACCAACTGGGTCTGACGAACAACCATCGGCATTCCCCGTCGACTACCCGACACGCCCGTCAGTTGACGCGGCCTCGTCACGCTTGCCACTCAAAATGTTCCACGACGTCCAAGTCCATGTTTCTGTCGAACTCGGACGAACGCGAATGACAATTCACGAGTTGCTTCAGCTAGGCGAAGGAAGTGTGATCGAGCTTGACCGGAATGTCAGCGAAGCAGTCGACATCATTGCTCAGGGAGTGCGAATTGCTCGCGGCGAAGTTTGCATTGTCGAAGACCACTATGCCGTTCGACTCACTGAAATTGAATCTGAATCGAACACTTCAGTTTTGGATTCATAAACCCAACATCGACTCCCGCACTCACTCAAGACTTGTTCATTTCCTTCCAAAACGAAACCCCGATGATGCAAACCGCACCTGCAAAGCGATGTTCACTTCAAGTGCCAGTTCTCGCAGGGCTGTGGATCATCTATGGGCTCCTTGCTGGACCGTTCACTATTGGATACGCCGAAGACTATTCGGTTTGGAAATCGATTGATGCAAACGTCGATATCGACTCTCTATTCAATTCAGATACCACCGCGCTCATTGACCAGCAACCGATCCCCTCAACGACCACCCCGAATTTGCATATAAACTCCGATCGTTCAATTTTCGGCGAGAGCAAGCAAGCCAACGGCTCATTGTTGTGCGGTAAGCATGAAGAGCCTAGCAAGGGATATAGTCTCTCTGAGAGTAGTCAAACACAAATGCAATCCGGCCCCTTTGCTTCACTCGACGACATTGACTCTTCTGTACAGAGCTTATCGGAGGAAGAACTAAGCCCAGAGATTCCCGATATATGGACTCTCATCCCGATGACCAGTCTCGTACTGATCGCTGCATTGGGCACAGCTGTATTATTGAAGTGGTTTCAATCATCACGGCCGATTCAAACACCGCAGCGAATCGTTAGGCAAATAGAGACATTAAATTTAGGGCCTCGAGCGAGACTGCACCTTGTGGCAGTGCATGATGAGAATATTCTGGTCGCGATCGACACTCATGGCATCAAATCTGTGACAGTTGTTCCAAGTTGGTCACGAGGAATCGATTCCGAAGCGATCGTGACAACTGGCGAGAAAACTTCAGATCAAGGATCTTGTGATGTTTGCTGACTCTCTAACAAATGTCACAAGTGAAATGCTTCGTTCGGAAGCTTTTCAATCGACGTCACCCCATCTGAAAGTGGCACTCTTTTTGGGTGCGATGGCATTTTTGTCGTCTGCGCTCGTCACAATGACAGCTTTCACACGGATCGTCATCGTCCTCTCGTTCGTCAGGCGTGCGTTATCAACGCAGGAGATTCCGCCGACGCAGGTGATTCTCGGACTCTCTCTGTTCTTAACGCTCTTCGTGATGGGTCCGACATTAACAACACTCGAGGAGGAAGCTGTCACACCTTACCTCCAGGAACGCATTTCAGGAGAAGCTGCGTGGACTCGGGGCAGCCAAATCCTGAGTCAGTTCATGCTTGCCCAGACAAGAAAGCAAGACCTGCTGTTGATGATGGACCTCGCCGATGTCCAATCAATTGAGTCACCAGAAGAAGTCCCTCTGCGGGTGCTTGTGCCATCGTTTGTCATCAGTGAGCTGAAGACGGCATTTATCATGGGATTCTGCATCTACCTCCCATTTGTCCTCATCGACCTTGTTGTTTCTGTCATCCTCATGGCCTTAGGAATGATGATGATGCCACCAGTGGTGATATCCACCCCCTGTAAACTTCTCCTCTTTATTCTGATCGACGGATGGAGCCTCATTGTTCGCTCTCTCAGTTTGAGTTTTCAGACCTAACTCAATTGCGATACACAGCAATTGAAGATCATTATTAAACGTTTAGAGAGAACAGAAACACACGACCGAAATGTCCTCCACGACGAGTTCAGCACAGTCAGTTTTCATTCGCATCGATGGAGAATCCCTCCTGCCGCTCGGCTTGTTGGGTGTTCTGGTCATCATGCTGATTCCTTTGCCGACTTTTCTTCTCGATATCCTTCTCGCGAGCAATCTAACGCTTACGATTCTTCTGCTCCTCGTCACCATGGGAGCACGCCAGGCGTTGGACTTGTCAGTATTCCCATCGCTTCTCCTATTGTTAACGCTTTATCGGCTGTCACTGAATGTGGCGACGACGCGAGTCATTCTGCTCTCCGCAGATGCGGGCAAACTGGTGCAGGCGTTTGGCGACTTCGTGGTTGGCGGAGATTTGATCGTTGGACTCGTCATTTTCCTGATTCTGATCGTTATCCAATTCGTCGTCATTTCCAAAGGAGCTGGTCGCATTTCAGAAGTGGCAGCGAGGTTCACCCTCGACGCCCTGCCTGGAAAGCAGATGTCGATCGACGCAGAGCTGAATGCCGGCTCAATCGACGAAAAGACAGCAAAGAAACGACGCGAGGACCTTTCCCAAGAGACCGAATTCTATGGGGCTATGGATGGTGCCAGCAAATTCGTTCGCGGAGATGCGATCGCCGGATTGATCATTACAGCGATCAATCTGGTAGGAGGGATGCTGCTCGGAATCACTCACGGAATGTCTCTGACTGAGTCACTTCACCGCTACTCAATTCTAACAGTGGGCGACGGCTTAATCTCACAAATCCCGGCACTGATCATCGCGGTCACAGCGGGGATTCTGGTTACGAAAACAACCTCGCAAAACACACTCGGTGAAGAAATCGAGTCGCAACTGCTTCGAAGCGAACGCCCTCTCTGGATCGCCATCGCCATCATCTCTTTGTTGACGATGGTCCCCGGGCTGCCAAAGTTTCCGTTCTTCATGGTCGGACTAATTCTAGTCGCGACAGTGTTTTGGAAGAACCAATCCCAAAAAGCGGAACAGTCTGAAGAAACTCATGAAGCTGACTCATCTCCCAAAGAGAGCCGCACCGAAGTCGAAGATTTTCTGATGCGTGATCGACTGACGATTGAGCTCGGTTCTCGCTTAATTTCTCTCATCAATTCATCGCGCGGTAAAAAACTTCCAGAGAGAATCACTTCCGTTCGCAGCGACTTTGCCAAAGAACGTGGAATCTGCATTCCGCCCATTCGCGTGAAAAGCCAGCTGCAGCTTGAACCGAATCGATACCATATCCGCCTCGGAAGTCGAGTGGTTGCCTCTGGCGAACTGCAACCGGACTCATTGCTGGCCATCCCGCCTGACAAAACCACCGCGAAAATTCCGGGAGTCGACACGATCGAGCCGGCATTTCAACTTCCCGCAAAATGGATCGAACCTTCGGTCGAAACACAGGCTAAGGCGAAGCACTTTACTGTCGTCGATTCCTCCGGCGTCCTCATGACACACCTTGGTGAAGTCCTGAAGACACACGGACATGAACTGCTCTCTCGCGAAGTTCTTAAAGAAATGCTCGACCGCGTCCGAGAGTTTGCCCCTTCGATTGTCGATGAGTTGAAAGCTGAGTCGGTCCGGACTGCCGTCCTGCATCAAGTGCTGCGTCAACTCGCGGCCGAAGGAGTCTCGCTGGTTGATCTGACTTCAATTCTGGAATCAATCGCGAATCATGCCGCCCAGTGCAAAGACCCCAACTTGCTCACGGATGCGGTTCGCGCTGATCAAGGACAAGTATTGTGTGAACCGTTTCTCTCTGAATCAGCAGAATTGAGAGTGGTTGCTTTTGATCCACGCCTTGAAGGTCGCCTCCGGGAGTCGCTTCGCGAAGGCCAACTCGCACTTGGACCGCAGCCGTTGAATTCCCTGATTGAAGTCGTCCAGTCATGTGCAGAAAACTCACGGCGTTTGAATCTTCCGATCGCAGTCCTCACAGACAAGTCACTCCGCCGGTCCATTCGCCGTCTCTTTCAAAACTCTTTCCCCTATCTCGGGTGCCTCGCATACCAAGAAGTACCCGCCGGCATACCACTGGACCCAATACGCATCATCAGCCTCGATGAAGTTTTTGCTTCTGTCGAACCGCAAGCAATATCTGACTCCAAACCATCGATTAATGCCGTGTAGCGAAACACAGATAATGACAACTGGGAGTGTGTTGGATAAAGGGAATGAATTTGTATGGCACCTTCAAACTTCGCGATCCTGTTTGGCACCCTGACAGCTTCGTTCACGACTTTACTCACAATCGCATCCGGCCATGAGCCAGAAACGATTCTATGGAGAGTCTCGATAGCCAGCATGATAATTAGCGTTCTGACATACATCGTTATCGCCATGCTGCAGGAATGGGTATTCGATGACGACGATTCTCTGGACTGAAAACGCACTGCGGACTCACTGAAGACTCCGTTGAAAATAAACGTCTGGCAAACGCGAGAGATCGACAGCCGGAACTGAGAGACTAAGACGACACGAGTAATTGAGGCAGCGCATGGACGCCGGACTGCAGACTTACCGAAACCACGCAGACCAGGAGAACCGGGATCAATTGGTCCTCAACCATCTTGCGTATGTTAAAAAGATCATTGGTCAAATGCGTTCTGAACTGCCTGATGAGCTCGACATTGAAAACTTAGAAGCAGCTGGAATTCTCGGGCTGGTTGAGGCAGCCTCCCGATTCAATTCAAACGTCGGAGCTCAATTCACAACATTCGCTTACCAACGGATCCGAGGTGCGATTCTGGACGAACTACGGCGCAACTGCCCTCTCCCTCAGAGCACATTACAACACTGGGCCATGATTCGGGATGTCTGGCACCAACTGGGAGAACGTCCGACGCCGCTATCAATCGCGTCAGCCACGGGACTGTCAGTCGACGAAGTTGAAGCCTGCCTGGCTGCCATTCGTATGACGCGTCCGGAAGTCTGGCGAGAAGAACTTCCGGTTCGACGGGTGAACGACGAAGCAGCTGACGATCTCTACTCTGAGAAAGAACAGCTTCGACGACTTACAGACGCCATCGAAAAAATCAGCGACCGAGCACGCACAGCGATCACACTGTACCACCTCGACCAGATGACACTC is part of the Thalassoglobus sp. JC818 genome and encodes:
- a CDS encoding rod-binding protein; amino-acid sequence: MGPLPIQPYLGSMSLGFDSGLVNRPNAQAGVELESLLISTLLKEMRQASGGGLFEGDESDTLGGMFDRYLSQFLAEQGGIGLTETLTQSLAIDSESKSGHPKIGE
- a CDS encoding flagellar basal body P-ring protein FlgI, coding for MRKFDARQLLFVFIVVSFVSSSATLNASEVRIQDITTVQGVQRNQLVGMGLVTGLDGTGGRSPVTRRFALNMLQRFGVRSDPVLRSIIERDTAQRTDNISVVTVTADLNSLDKQGSQIDVLVSAFDDAESLQGGQLIMTPLFGADGEVYAVASGPLSIGGFSFSGQGATVQKNHPTTGRIPNGAVVEVEVGNGIGCGGRVRLLLNDPSLETARRIGDVINEEFPQSAMIGDAGSVEIWIPEAFHGAVPEFLAIVEMMTVIPDVPARVVINERTGTIIVGEHVKLSKVLITHANLAVSTAESPEVSQPAPFSDGVTAIVPRTDIVVEEEDGTIAVLEESVTVGELAQALNALGVAPRDLSSIFQMLKESGSLHAELLFK
- a CDS encoding flagellar basal body L-ring protein FlgH, encoding MTKFTNTISVLLVTGVFVFIGQEEACAQSIWMRRTDDHAYLFYDTRARNVGDLVTVLVSQETDLDSREDRRMNKETESSGFFGFDFKTGGGLGANAADAAMDFQVSSEREFDGQSDYRNSQELTDRMTATVTSVFPNGNMVISGRRETMIAGESRFVTLSGIIRPIDLRPDNSIHSQFIADFQLVYDGDGASQSFTRQGWFARKVNHLWPF
- the flgA gene encoding flagellar basal body P-ring formation chaperone FlgA encodes the protein MLKRLYAVMLMIQFAGVMNLAQAQQSTPVCLRLRANVQVFQPVVKLVDVIDSAPELLPRELREIDLCLIQLSGESIALDRQFIKLRLALCSDNRDIVLTGAEECQVQRIETAELTEASLEHFARLEVARLTDFQGEDVQVKVLQPVFRTNQRDVNLKVPLRFDFDFPRHSIWGRVSVQARAFHEDELVWSERVGMSVSRKCRVLAARRNISRDELVTPVMFEMQSTFTSEKIESPAIEQVIGKRSVKVIPAGSVVSADDFAEVQPANRDVVIHTRDAVRLVAKTRGLKFVVPRTQAMQSGRVGQLIRVKNLESNRIVTARVVAAGEAVVDLK
- the flgG gene encoding flagellar basal-body rod protein FlgG, producing the protein MIRSLYTSATGMKAQELLLDNTANNLANVNTTGFKRSHLNFADLMYTTVEQPGTEVAQGQVSPTGLQLGSGVRSSGTTKIFTPGTLEQTGNSLDIAIEGEGFLKVLMPNGDTRYTRDGALRIDGNGQLVTANGYLLDAGITIQDGISLSKLSIGEDGTVTGIVSGATENAVQLGQLQLARFLNSAGLSSEGGNLYAATPASGDEVLGVPGQDGLGIIRQGFLEGSNVEVVTELISLISAQRAYEVNSRAIRAGDEMLATSSEIVR
- a CDS encoding flagellar hook-basal body protein gives rise to the protein MLHGLYSSAIAMESSARHHEAIAHNLAHAQLPGHRRMQMRQGTFDDSLHETPEQLAARSLPGLRGANLSIDFTPGQSKPTGVPLDLAIEGQGFFEVETPDGLRYTRNGSFRLDDEGTLVTHEGYIVQGTQGRLSLSLPASLDQLKVQEDGRFFSGQRLVGQVKTVSFTDLQQLNPAGGTLFEYQGTDRPLADESTIRQGFLEQSNVSVTRELVEMISSQRRHEAAARSLETLTNAIQRHTQSYGGQ
- a CDS encoding flagellar basal body-associated FliL family protein — its product is MERGDNVTSENPPPQTSRMGRFSPWIILLAAVSGGAVPFLSPLIGDLPSDFSPASLANDTSENSSRITYVPFGEVTVNLDEGRMNRYLRLKMALQVLQDDQEMVTNLAESRSLELRNWLLSHLSDKNLDDIRGKVGQNQLRREIRNQFNTVLFPNGRDRINDILFEEFNVQ
- a CDS encoding FliM/FliN family flagellar motor switch protein, producing the protein MSNNISIDQPVIEPADFDKPRRPKQVLFKMLNQWLAETAARVTESWMSVCTHRIQLGAQSIEIVGDESARKSLPEEGYAIAISIGPEESTGFLCVEKTQLWMLLADLLDLNPDALPHDRSPTQTERSMLEILIEMYVSGLAAAWPGRGDLTCRFEELIERPHRKRISTAHSTWIKGTQTVTSRFGISEIFWLFPNSPIEEIVEDSVDSGTSSGSFTAGSLVHITEQIPFVVTVELGELSLSMTEITDLNIGDILLLDQSVHQPLSARIQGQNKWKGRPVRRGHQLAFQVSEVVSTPARSDILPLGQTD
- the fliN gene encoding flagellar motor switch protein FliN — translated: MSEIETSAKFTPTGSDEQPSAFPVDYPTRPSVDAASSRLPLKMFHDVQVHVSVELGRTRMTIHELLQLGEGSVIELDRNVSEAVDIIAQGVRIARGEVCIVEDHYAVRLTEIESESNTSVLDS